A part of Camelus ferus isolate YT-003-E chromosome 6, BCGSAC_Cfer_1.0, whole genome shotgun sequence genomic DNA contains:
- the LOC116664045 gene encoding nascent polypeptide-associated complex subunit alpha, muscle-specific form-like translates to MLRGETEAGLAPPPSPDAEVTPKETTPPSQPLLSGAPQTTSGSILPPLQAPQMAPSSDQAFVTPAQGTGVTPMNSSVPSQPLLSGASQTTSGSILPTQQAPQMAPSGGLAIFTPSSDSGVTPMETTPPCQALLSGASQTTSGSILPTQQAPQTAPSGGLAIFTPPSDSGVTPMETTPPCQALLSGASQTTSGSILPPLQAPQTAPSGALAVFTPSSDSGVTPMETTPPSQALLSGASQTTSGSILPPLKAPQTAPSGALAFVNSAQGTGVTPIYSTVPSQPLLSGASQTTSGSILAPLQAPQMAPSGGLAVFTSAQGTGVTPMNSIVSSQPLLSGAPQTTSGSILPSLKAPQMAPSGGLAVFTPFSDSGVTPMDTTPPSQALLSGAPQTTSGSILPPLKAPQTAPSGALAFVNPAQGTGVTPMYSTVPSQPLLSGAPQTTSGSILAPLQAPQMAAIGGLAFVTPAQGTGVTPMNSTVPSQPLLSGAPQTTSGSILPTQQAPQTAPSGGLAVFTPAQGTGVTPMNSTVPSQPLLSGAPQTTSGSILPLLQAPQTAPSGGLAVLHPCSGDWGHPDE, encoded by the exons ATGTTACGGGGTGAGACGGAGGCCGGCTTggctcccccgccctccccggaCGCTGAGGTCACCCCCAAGGAGACCACTCcaccctctcagcctctgctctcgggggctcCCCAGACCACCAGTGGGAGCATCTTGCCCCCTCTGCAGGCCCCGCAGATGGCCCCTAGTAGTGACCAGGCCTTCGTCACCCCCgctcaggggactggggtcacCCCCATGAATAGCAGTgtaccctctcagcctctgctctcgggggctTCCCAGACCACCAGTGGGAGCATCCTGCCCACTCAGCAGGCCCCGCAGATGGCGCCTAGTGGTGGCCTGGCCATCTTCACCCCTTCTTCGGACTCTGGGGTCACCCCCATGGAGACCACTCCACCCTGTCAGGCTCTGCTCTCGGGGGCTTCCCAGACCACCAGTGGGAGCATCCTGCCCACTCAGCAGGCCCCACAGACAGCGCCTAGTGGTGGCCTGGCCATCTTCACCCCTCCTTCGGACTCTGGGGTCACCCCCATGGAGACCACTCCACCCTGTCAGGCTCTGCTCTCGGGGGCTTCCCAGACCACCAGTGGGAGCATCCTGCCCCCTCTGCAGGCCCCGCAGACGGCGCCTAGTGGTGCCCTGGCCGTCTTCACCCCTTCTTCGGACTCTGGGGTCACCCCCATGGAGACCACTCCACCCTCTCAGGCTCTGCTCTCGGGGGCTTCCCAGACCACCAGTGGGAGCATCTTGCCCCCTCTGAAGGCTCCGCAGACGGCCCCCAGTGGTGCCCTGGCCTTCGTGAACTCCgctcaggggactggggtcacCCCAATATATAGCACTgtaccctctcagcctctgctctcgggggctTCCCAGACCACCAGTGGGAGCATCTTGGCCCCTCTGCAGGCCCCGCAGATGGCCCCCAGTGGTGGCCTGGCCGTCTTCACCTCtgctcaggggactggggtcacCCCCATGAATAGCATTGtatcctcccagcctctcctctcgGGGGCTCCCCAGACCACCAGTGGGAGTATCTTGCCCTCTCTGAAGGCCCCACAGATGGCCCCCAGTGGTGGCCTGGCCGTCTTCACCCCTTTTTCGGACTCTGGGGTCACCCCTATGGACACGACTCCACCCTCTCAGGCTCTGCTCTCGGGGGCTCCCCAAACCACCAGTGGGAGCATCTTGCCCCCTCTGAAGGCTCCGCAGACGGCCCCCAGTGGTGCCCTGGCCTTCGTGAACCCCgctcaggggactggggtcacCCCAATGTATAGCACTgtaccctctcagcctctgctctcgggggctcCCCAAACCACCAGTGGGAGCATCTTGGCCCCTCTGCAGGCCCCGCAGATGGCCGCCATTGGTGGCCTGGCCTTCGTCACCCCtgctcaggggactggggtcacCCCCATGAATAGCACTGTAccttctcagcctctgctctcgggggctcCCCAGACCACCAGTGGGAGCATCCTGCCCACTCAGCAGGCCCCGCAGACGGCCCCCAGTGGTGGCCTGGCCGTCTTCACCCCtgctcaggggactggggtcacCCCGATGAATAGCACTgtaccctctcagcctctgctctcgggggctcCCCAAACCACCA GTGGGAGCATCTTGCCTCTTCTGCAGGCCCCGCAGACGGCCCCCAGTGGTGGCCTGGCCGTCTTACACCCCtgctcaggggactggggtcacCCCGATGAATAG